A single Leishmania major strain Friedlin complete genome, chromosome 24 DNA region contains:
- a CDS encoding putative translation factor sui1: MEDTVEAIVNQQRETERAVLGGQKVHIRVQQRKGKKFVTTVQGLNQKLNFRRINREFQRRWGCNGTVISTPDAGTVIQLQGNWSENIKQFLLDEHMATENNLEIHSL, from the coding sequence ATGGAGGACACCGTCGAGGCCATTGTGAACCAGCAGCGCGAGACGGAGCGAGCCGTCTTGGGCGGACAAAAAGTGCACAtccgcgtgcagcagcgcaagggcAAGAAGTTCGTGACGACAGTTCAGGGACTCAACCAGAAGCTTAACTTCCGCCGCATCAACCGCGAGTTCCAGCGCCGCTGGGGTTGCAACGGGACTGTGATCAGCACTCCTGACGCGGGAACCGTCATCCAGCTGCAGGGCAACTGGAGCGAGAACATTAAGCAGTTCCTCTTAGACGAGCACATGGCGACAGAGAACAACCTCGAGATTCACTCTCTTTAA
- a CDS encoding amastin-like surface protein-like protein, translating to MPACLAYYTGAMCFTIIQFFAWAFALVATPTAQFQTPGHGCYTMWGYRKFCGDVPYDLTGDAAFGCARRTSTMRCGAAFGVMASACGFAGLISAIVLNTQIQIPVIVPFVLAAVCIPCTMISWACVASVYNLTMCGDRFGSKYPYTAGFALMVASWGLEIIAVVILACTNWTRPPKEEENAADAKH from the coding sequence atgCCCGCTTGCCTCGCCTACTACACCGGCGCGATGTGCTTCACGATCATCCAATTCTTCGCCTGGGCcttcgccctcgtcgccacCCCTACCGCGCAGTTCCAGACACCGGGGCACGGCTGCTATACCATGTGGGGCTACCGCAAGTTCTGCGGCGACGTGCCGTACGACCTGACCGGGGACGCCGCCTTTggctgcgcgcgccgcaccTCCACAATGCGTTGCGGTGCTGCCTTCGGCGTCATGGCATCCGCGTGCGGCTTCGCCGGCCTCATATCCGCCATCGTGCTCAACACACAGATTCAGATCCCCGTCATCGTCCCCTTcgtgctcgccgccgtctgcaTCCCGTGCACCATGATCTCCTGGGCCTGCGTCGCCAGCGTCTACAACTTGACCATGTGCGGCGACCGCTTTGGCAGCAAGTACCCCTACACCGCCGGCTTCGCGCTGATGGTCGCGTCCTGGGGCCTGGAGATCATTGCCGTGGTCATACTCGCCTGCACTAACTGGACGCGCCCGccgaaggaggaagagaacgCCGCTGATGCCAAGCACTAG